The nucleotide sequence CTCACTCGTGCAGGGGATGAATGGGGAAAGAAACATGAACGTAAAACGCGCCATAGGCGTGCTCGGTGTGCTGATTGCCGTCATGGTGGCCTTGACCGGATGCGTCAAGCTCAACATGTCAGTCAAGGTCAATAACGAGAAAAGCGTCGACTACGAGGTTGTATACGCGATCCAAAAGTCGGTTCTGGGGGACAAGTCCTTCGACGACTTCATGAAGTCCAATGGCGGCGGCAGCCAGGAGATGGACATTCCTGAGGGTGCCACCGTGGTGGACTACGAAGACGACAAGTACAAGGGCAAACGGATCACGGCGGTGAACCTTGACCCGGCCAAACTGGCCGAATCGTCCAGCTCCGAGAACCCTTTTGATCTGAAAAGGGATGGAGATTTCTACGTCATGTCCATGGGAAGTGTTACGGGAGCTGACAGCAGCGATCCCCAGGCATCCGCCATGGCAAAGTCGATGTTCGACGAAGCGTCCGTCAAGTTCACGTTCCCCGGGAAGATCGTTGAAGCCAACGGTGCAGTCGTTGATGGCAACACGGCAACATTCGACATGCTGTCCATCAAGGAGACGGCTGTTCAGGTAAAGGCCGAGGCCAATGCCGGCATCCCGGGGTGGATCATCTGGACCCTCGTGGCCCTGCTGGTGGTTGCTGCGGCGCTGGTGCTGCTGTTCGTGCTGTTGCGCAGGAAGTCAGCCCGGCAGTCGCCGGCGCTCGCAGGCGCCCCAGTGTACGGCCAGGACGTGAACGGCCCGGGGCAGCCCGGTTACCCCGCGCCGCAGTCACCATCGGGACAGCCGGGGTACCCTGCGCCGCAGCCTGGCCAACCGGCCCAGCCGCCACAGCAGGACTGGGCCGGTCAGGGCTACACGCCCGGCGCGCAGTCCACGCCGCAGCACGGGAATGGTCACGACGACGGCCAGGTACCTCCGCCGCCGGCCGCACCACCGGCTTCGGGCGCCTAAGCGCCCGGCTGCGTACCGCCGTCGTGATGAAAAGCGGCGGCTGTTTCACATAGCGGGATGCGCGCGGGCGGGTTAAATCCCGCATGTGCGCTTCAACTAGACTGAGGGGTAGTGCCCGCCGTCCGCGGCGAGCACTACCCCTTTGTTTTGCAGGCCTGCATTGCCGGCCGCTCCCAACTCGTAGCTAAGAACAGTAGATGACTGACACTTTGCCAGGCGCCGCCATCCCGAATCCGCTGGATGAAGCCGCCATCAACGCCGCCGTCGAGGACGCCATCGCCGCAATTGCGGCCGCGTCTTCCCTTGATGAACTCAAGGCTGTCCGCCTCGCCCACACCGGCGA is from Paenarthrobacter nicotinovorans and encodes:
- a CDS encoding LppM family (lipo)protein, which encodes MNVKRAIGVLGVLIAVMVALTGCVKLNMSVKVNNEKSVDYEVVYAIQKSVLGDKSFDDFMKSNGGGSQEMDIPEGATVVDYEDDKYKGKRITAVNLDPAKLAESSSSENPFDLKRDGDFYVMSMGSVTGADSSDPQASAMAKSMFDEASVKFTFPGKIVEANGAVVDGNTATFDMLSIKETAVQVKAEANAGIPGWIIWTLVALLVVAAALVLLFVLLRRKSARQSPALAGAPVYGQDVNGPGQPGYPAPQSPSGQPGYPAPQPGQPAQPPQQDWAGQGYTPGAQSTPQHGNGHDDGQVPPPPAAPPASGA